The window GAATAACAGCGCAAGGCCCGAATCGAGCGGCTGATTAACAATCCAGATACTCTCCGGATACATGCACCTTCGTACATCCATTCCCGCGGCTGCTCCGTCTAGAATGTAGTGACTGATTAGCTCAGACAAACAATGACATTGATCAAAAAAATTGGTTTAACCACCTTTCTGGCCCTGGCGGCACTGTGCCTGGGCTGCGATTCCGAGCCAACCAAGGCCCCGGCCGGCAACACGGGGCAGGCGACCGTGCAGACAGAAACAGGACGCTTTGCGCTGCAGAAAATGCTGGCGCCGGCGCGAGGATGGTCGGGCGACGCGCTGCCGGTGCGGATGGAATCGACCAACCTGAAAGGCAGCAACGGGCAAGACGGCAAGGCGAATTTCTGGCGCGCGCAGTTTGCGTCACCGGGGCGGCAGAAGTCAGAGCCCTTTACATGGTCCGGCGTGGCGACGGAAGACACGCCCAAAGGCGTGAATCATGGCGTGGAAGATACTTATAATCCGGCGAACAGGTTGGCGCGCCCATTTGACCTGAATTTCCTGAAAGTGGATACGGACAAGGCCTTTGAAGTGGCGCAGGAACACGGCGGCAAGAAGGTGCTGGAGAAAGATCCCAAGACGAATGTGGGATACCTGCTGGACTTTGATGGGCAGTCAAGCCAGCTGCGCTGGCACGTAATCTACGGTGGCAGCGAATCGACCGGCAAACTTACCGTGCTGGTGGACGCCAGTTCCGGAGTGTTTCTGCGGAAAGAATAGCTACTTACCTAATACCCAGTCGATCTGCGAAATTGCTTTTTTGGCGTTCTTTGCAAACTTTCCTTTGGGCTGGGCCTCAAGATATTTCTTGTAATAGAGCCGCGCCGGGTCTAGCCGCTGCATGCCCTGCAGCGATTGAGCAAGCCGGAACCAGATCAGAGGATTGTCCGGGGTGAGGCGAAGAGCTTCTTCAAAGCGCTCACGAGCGCTGTCAAAGTTATTGCCGGAAAGATAGGTTTCGCCGACATCGATATCGTGCGCCGCGAGCTGCGCCGGATTGGCGCTGACGTTTGACGGAGCCCGCTCGGCAGCCTGTGGCGCAACGCGCTTCAAGCCTTCTTCTGCGTCTTTTGACTTGGGCCCGTTCGGCAGGATCTCAAGGTATTTGCGATAGTTCTGGGCGGACAGAGAGAGCAGATCGAGCTTTTCCTGGGTGATGGCCAGACCCAGAATGGCTTCAGCGTCATTCGGCTTGTATGTAAGCGCGTGATTAAAGCGCTCCAGAGCGGCGCGGTAATTCTTGAGCTTAAGGTAATACTGGCCGACTTCAACGTCCTTGGCGGCCTTGTGCGGGTCCCACGGCCTCAGGACTGTTTCATCCTCGGCGGGTGCAGCGGGCTCTTCTTTATCTTTATCCGGGTGGATGTCGGTGTCAATTTGTGTGTCCTTGCTGGAGCTTTCACCGCTTACGCTGCCACCGGTGGGGCTGGTGCCAGGAGCATCGCCGGGGAATGGCGGGCGCTCATACTTATCGTCGCTGGGCTTGGGCGAGGGCTCGTTAGCTCCGGGCTTCTGCTGGACATCGCCGGGAAAGGGCGGTCGCTCATATTGGTCTTTCTTTTGCGTCGGCGGCTGATTGGCTGCCGGTTTCGGCGTAGGTGTGGGAGTTGGCGTGGGCGTGTTGCGCGGCGTGATATGAGGCTGATCGTCCTGGCTATCCTGGGCGAGAGCGTGCGGCGCAGGCAGCAGCAATAGCAACGTGCTTAAAAACAGCAGTGCGGTAACGATATGAGAGCGGGCGTTCATATACATATTCTATTGGAAGATCGAATGGCGGGAGGAATCTTGCAGGGCCACAAAAAACCAAAGGCCGCCAGAAAAATCTGGCGGCCTCTGTTTCTGCGCAATGTCCCGGGGGAGGAGAGACTACCGGCTCGGGTTAGGAGTGGTACTCTGCGCAGAGCTTGGTGTTTCAGTAGCGAGAACGTTCGTCATGAGGCGAACGTCAACGCGGCGGTTCTTGGCGCGGCCGTCAGCAGTGGTGTTGGGAGCGGCGTATTTATCTTTGCCCATTCCGATGAGGTAAATCTTGTGCGCCGGAATGCTCTTGGAAGAGAGATACTGCACCACGGAGTCAGCGCGTTTCTCGCTCAGCTTGTAGTTATATTTTGCCGAACCCACGGAGTCAGTGTCGCCTTCCACAACCACCAGGTAACCCTTGGTGTTGGGAACTTCAGCCAGCAGCTGGTCAAGAGCGGTCTTGGCTTTGGCGGTCAGATCAGCCTTGTTGAAGGCGAAGTGAACTGAGGTCTCAGCCACGGGGCGATAGTTATCCAGATTGGCGACCTGGTTAGCCAGGGCGTCTGCGCGGGTATTGGCCTGCGTTGCCAGAGTCTGGGCCTGGTCTGCGCGATTGCGGGCGTCCAACGCCTTCTGGTCGGCTTCACCGGCCTTGGTGTTCGCGCCTGCGATGCCGGCGGTTGCGCGGCTATCAACATCATGGATCGCGGCGTTGTTCTTGGCGGTTCTGGCATCAAGTTCGTTGGATTTATCGACGATTGGCTGGGTCTGCTTGCGGACATAGTTCTTTGTTGTGCAACCAGTGCCGATCATCAACGATGTGCCGGCCAGCAGAACCAAAAGGCTTGATTTCAAATTCATGGGGAAAGCTCCTTAAGACCCGACGCGGCGCAGGGTGTTGCCGCCTATAAAGTCACCCTAGACAAGAGCAACTGGCATGCCAATGCCTCGCCGGAGACGCGCTAATTGTAAATGATTTATAATCAACAGGTTGAATGATTCCCAGAGGCGCTACCGTGGCCAGCCTGAGTGCCTGACAGTAGAATTTTTACGCACCCGGGGCCTTACAGGAAGAATCTAGGTAGTAAGCCTCAACTTTCCCCCGATGGATCTGACAGAGAAAATCCGGACAATCCCGCTCCGGCCGGGAGTTTACCTATATAAAAATGCCGAAGGCGAGGTCATTTACGTAGGCAAAGCTAAGAACCTGCGTGCCCGCGTGCGGTCGTATTTTCAGGAAGGCGTGGGCGAGGCCAATGCCAAAACGGGAAGCCTGCTGCGCGAAGCGGTAGACGTTGAATATATCGTTGTCGACAACAACAAAGAAGCGCTGGCGCTTGAGAATAACCTCATTAAGCAGAAGAAGCCGCGCTTCAATATCCTGCTGCGCGACGACAAAACCTATCCATATATCAAGCTGACGCTGGGCGAGCGATTTCCGCGCGTGTATGTGACGCGTCGGCTGCGCAAGGACGGCAGCAATTATTACGGCCCGTATTTTCCTGGGAACCTGGCTTACCGGATTGTTGACCTGATCCATCGCAGCTTTCTAGTGCCTTCCTGCAAGGTGGACCTCTCGCGATTCCATCTGCGGCCGTGTTTGCAGTACTACATCAAGCGCTGCTTGGGGCCGTGCGTGCAGGACCTGACAACGCCACAGGCGTATCTGGAAGCGGTGCATGACGTGCAGCTTTTATTGGAAGGCCGGCAGACTGATTTGGCGAAATCACTGCGTGCGCGGATGGAAGAAGCCGCGGTGCAACAGGAGTACGAGCGGGCGGCGCGGTATCGCGACATGCTTTCAACGGTGGCGCAGCTCCAGGAAAAACAGCGCATGGCAGCCGCTGAAGGCGATGATCAGGACGTCTTTGGCTATCACTACGAAAATGACATGCTGGCCGTGAATGTGTTTCACCTGCGCGGAGGAAAGATTTTAGACCGGCGAGAGTTCTTCTGGGAAGAGCTCCCGGAGATTGGGAAGGTTCCGGAGGTCGCTGGGGAGGAAATCATAGAAACAAGTGGTTCGCAGCCGCCCCCGGCTGCGAACAGCACAGGCGAGGGCGCCTGTGGTCCAGATTCGTCATTG is drawn from Terriglobia bacterium and contains these coding sequences:
- a CDS encoding OmpA family protein, with amino-acid sequence MNLKSSLLVLLAGTSLMIGTGCTTKNYVRKQTQPIVDKSNELDARTAKNNAAIHDVDSRATAGIAGANTKAGEADQKALDARNRADQAQTLATQANTRADALANQVANLDNYRPVAETSVHFAFNKADLTAKAKTALDQLLAEVPNTKGYLVVVEGDTDSVGSAKYNYKLSEKRADSVVQYLSSKSIPAHKIYLIGMGKDKYAAPNTTADGRAKNRRVDVRLMTNVLATETPSSAQSTTPNPSR
- a CDS encoding tetratricopeptide repeat protein; amino-acid sequence: MNARSHIVTALLFLSTLLLLLPAPHALAQDSQDDQPHITPRNTPTPTPTPTPKPAANQPPTQKKDQYERPPFPGDVQQKPGANEPSPKPSDDKYERPPFPGDAPGTSPTGGSVSGESSSKDTQIDTDIHPDKDKEEPAAPAEDETVLRPWDPHKAAKDVEVGQYYLKLKNYRAALERFNHALTYKPNDAEAILGLAITQEKLDLLSLSAQNYRKYLEILPNGPKSKDAEEGLKRVAPQAAERAPSNVSANPAQLAAHDIDVGETYLSGNNFDSARERFEEALRLTPDNPLIWFRLAQSLQGMQRLDPARLYYKKYLEAQPKGKFAKNAKKAISQIDWVLGK